One segment of Altererythrobacter sp. Root672 DNA contains the following:
- a CDS encoding aldose 1-epimerase family protein, translating to MSGFVAIASEELSARINPHGAELWSLTDGQGREYMTDADPAFWSGHAPLLFPIVGALNGGRYRLDGVEHPMPKHGFARVSPFDLVEHTETRALFRLSDNEVTRAAFPFAFVLEMEFALSGWALSMTATVRNPGSGPLPFSFGFHPAFAWPLPGGGEKESHEIVFADYEPQDICRIDADGLVARREATPVDGRRLALRPELFEDDALIWDELASRTLTYGAPGGAALDIAFPDTPMLGIWQKPGARYICIEPWAGIADPADFEGDFCQKPGVVELEPGADRSLRMDVTVRPR from the coding sequence ATGAGCGGGTTCGTTGCGATAGCCTCGGAAGAGCTGTCCGCACGGATCAACCCTCATGGTGCCGAGCTCTGGTCGCTGACCGACGGGCAGGGGCGCGAGTACATGACCGACGCTGATCCAGCGTTCTGGTCCGGACACGCACCCTTGCTGTTCCCGATTGTCGGCGCGCTCAACGGCGGGCGTTACAGGCTGGATGGCGTGGAGCATCCCATGCCCAAGCACGGCTTCGCTCGCGTAAGCCCATTTGACCTGGTGGAGCACACCGAAACTCGCGCCCTGTTCAGGCTCTCTGACAACGAGGTGACACGCGCGGCCTTTCCGTTCGCGTTCGTGCTGGAGATGGAGTTCGCGCTTAGCGGGTGGGCGCTGTCCATGACCGCTACCGTTCGTAATCCCGGGTCCGGCCCGCTGCCGTTCAGTTTCGGCTTCCATCCCGCTTTCGCCTGGCCCTTGCCGGGCGGTGGGGAGAAGGAAAGTCACGAGATCGTGTTCGCCGACTACGAACCGCAGGATATCTGCCGGATCGACGCCGACGGGCTCGTGGCGCGGCGGGAAGCGACGCCGGTGGATGGCAGGCGCCTGGCCCTGAGGCCGGAGCTGTTCGAGGACGACGCGCTGATCTGGGATGAGCTTGCCAGTCGGACCCTGACCTATGGCGCCCCGGGTGGAGCGGCGCTCGACATTGCTTTTCCGGATACGCCGATGCTCGGGATCTGGCAGAAGCCCGGGGCGCGCTACATCTGCATCGAGCCATGGGCGGGGATCGCCGATCCTGCCGATTTCGAGGGCGACTTCTGCCAAAAGCCCGGCGTGGTGGAGCTGGAGCCGGGCGCCGATCGAAGCTTGCGCATGGACGTAACCGTGCGTCCCCGGTAG
- a CDS encoding ribose-phosphate pyrophosphokinase, producing the protein MKLMAGNSNLPLARAIAAYLEAELTDASVRRFADEEIFVEIHENVRGEDVFIIQSTSYPANDNLMELLIAIDACRRASAKRITAVLPYFGYARQDRKPGPRTPISAKLVANLITEAGANRVLSVDLHAGQIQGFFDIPTDNLYAAPTMAADIKERYEGKDLMVVSPDVGGVVRARALAKRLDNAPLAIVDKRRERPGESEVMNIIGDVRGRCCILADDIVDSGGTLCNAAQALMDAGAKSVAAYITHGVLSGSAVARVDKSALTELVITDSILPTDATTDSSRIRVLSVAPLIGEAVRRIADESSVSSLFD; encoded by the coding sequence ATGAAACTCATGGCCGGCAATTCGAACCTGCCGCTCGCCCGCGCTATCGCGGCCTATCTCGAGGCCGAGCTGACCGATGCCAGCGTGCGGCGCTTCGCCGACGAAGAAATCTTCGTCGAGATTCACGAGAACGTGCGCGGCGAAGACGTCTTCATCATCCAGTCGACCAGCTACCCGGCCAACGACAACCTGATGGAGCTGCTGATCGCGATCGACGCCTGCCGTCGCGCCTCGGCCAAGCGAATCACCGCGGTGCTTCCGTACTTCGGCTATGCCCGGCAGGACCGGAAGCCTGGCCCGCGTACCCCGATCTCGGCCAAGCTGGTCGCCAACCTGATCACCGAAGCGGGCGCCAATCGTGTGCTGTCGGTCGATCTGCACGCGGGACAGATCCAGGGCTTCTTCGATATCCCGACCGACAACCTCTATGCGGCGCCGACGATGGCGGCCGACATCAAGGAGCGATACGAAGGCAAGGACCTGATGGTCGTTTCGCCGGACGTGGGTGGCGTGGTTCGGGCCCGCGCGCTCGCCAAGCGGCTCGATAACGCCCCGCTGGCCATCGTCGACAAGCGCCGTGAACGCCCGGGCGAATCGGAAGTCATGAACATCATCGGCGACGTGCGCGGCCGCTGCTGCATCCTGGCGGACGACATCGTCGATTCGGGCGGGACCCTGTGCAACGCGGCGCAGGCGCTGATGGATGCCGGCGCCAAGAGCGTGGCCGCCTACATCACTCACGGAGTGCTCTCGGGCAGCGCCGTGGCTCGCGTGGATAAATCGGCGCTGACCGAGCTGGTGATCACCGATTCGATCCTGCCGACAGACGCGACGACTGACTCCAGCCGCATCCGCGTGCTGTCGGTGGCTCCGTTGATCGGCGAGGCCGTGCGGCGAATTGCCGACGAAAGCAGCGTCAGCTCGCTGTTCGATTGA
- a CDS encoding inositol monophosphatase family protein, which yields MNLTAEIALAHRLADAAREAIRPHFRTPIDAERKGDATPVTIADRSAEEAMRRILTAEVPQDGIHGEEFGVSEGRSGRQWVLDPVDGTCAFLAGRATFGTLIALLIDGFPVLGVIDQPILSERWLGVAGQPTTLNGQPVLARACRQLSDATIATTGPQYFTHEEGDRFMALAQKTDHKRMVMGGDCYNYALLATGFVDVVCESGLKLHDFAALVPVVEGAGGLMCDWNGEPLHAGSDGHVLAIGDPARLEDVLEALGG from the coding sequence ATGAACCTGACTGCCGAAATCGCTCTCGCTCACCGTCTCGCCGATGCCGCCCGCGAGGCGATCAGGCCGCACTTCCGCACGCCCATCGATGCCGAGCGCAAGGGCGACGCGACACCGGTGACCATCGCCGACCGGTCTGCCGAAGAAGCGATGCGGCGCATTCTCACCGCCGAGGTCCCGCAGGATGGGATTCACGGCGAGGAGTTCGGGGTGAGCGAAGGGCGTTCGGGACGCCAGTGGGTGCTCGACCCTGTCGACGGGACTTGCGCCTTCCTGGCCGGACGAGCGACCTTCGGAACGTTGATCGCCCTGCTGATCGACGGCTTTCCGGTGCTGGGCGTGATTGACCAGCCGATCCTCAGCGAGCGCTGGCTGGGCGTCGCAGGGCAGCCCACCACGCTCAATGGCCAGCCGGTCTTGGCGCGAGCCTGCCGCCAGCTCTCCGACGCCACCATCGCTACGACTGGGCCACAGTACTTCACCCACGAAGAGGGCGACCGGTTCATGGCGCTCGCCCAGAAGACCGACCACAAGCGCATGGTCATGGGTGGCGACTGCTACAACTACGCCCTGCTGGCGACGGGCTTCGTCGACGTGGTCTGCGAGAGCGGCCTCAAGCTCCACGATTTTGCCGCGCTGGTGCCGGTGGTCGAAGGAGCGGGCGGCCTGATGTGCGACTGGAACGGCGAACCCCTGCACGCGGGCTCCGACGGCCATGTCCTGGCGATCGGCGATCCCGCGCGGCTGGAAGACGTGCTGGAGGCGTTGGGGGGCTAG
- a CDS encoding helix-turn-helix domain-containing protein → MKADFPIAVQFYRLSKAIEPYFTALYATTVECSSGDLIEDCLHPEWAALRFTEGPAPIACIGEGELLPQWPFVANGPTSKAINFGVTRSRVWGLGLQPAGWAKFIDEPANHLSDRTVDGMSHPAFFLFRPIHDIVQGAGGDAELIASSMNDYLMRLASRPVPQEKQIIACQAALRDPDMANVVELGERLGMNPRSLERFCSRYFGFPPKVLLRRQRFLRSLAQYMLDPTHNWSSALDGQYFDQAQFVRDFRSFMGMTPTEYAETPHPILEKIMAQRMADQGAAPETDLPTVLRYTSEPGAIGE, encoded by the coding sequence ATGAAGGCCGATTTCCCTATTGCCGTGCAGTTCTATCGCCTGTCCAAGGCGATCGAACCCTATTTCACGGCGCTCTACGCCACGACTGTCGAATGTTCGTCAGGCGATTTGATCGAAGATTGCCTCCACCCCGAATGGGCCGCGCTGCGGTTCACCGAAGGCCCGGCGCCGATCGCTTGTATCGGTGAAGGGGAGTTGCTTCCGCAGTGGCCATTCGTCGCCAATGGCCCGACCAGCAAGGCGATCAACTTTGGCGTGACGCGGTCCCGCGTCTGGGGGCTAGGGCTGCAGCCCGCTGGCTGGGCGAAATTCATTGATGAACCCGCGAACCATCTGAGTGACCGCACGGTCGACGGCATGAGCCACCCCGCGTTTTTCCTGTTCCGGCCAATCCATGACATCGTTCAGGGAGCGGGGGGTGACGCAGAGCTGATCGCGAGCAGCATGAACGACTATCTCATGCGGCTCGCGAGCCGCCCGGTGCCGCAGGAAAAGCAGATTATTGCCTGCCAGGCCGCGCTACGCGATCCAGACATGGCCAACGTGGTGGAACTCGGCGAGCGGCTCGGCATGAACCCTCGTTCGCTCGAGCGGTTTTGCAGCCGCTACTTTGGTTTCCCGCCGAAGGTGCTGCTCCGGCGGCAGCGCTTTCTGCGCAGTCTCGCGCAGTACATGCTGGACCCCACTCACAACTGGAGCAGCGCGCTCGACGGCCAATATTTCGACCAGGCCCAGTTCGTGCGCGACTTCCGCTCGTTCATGGGCATGACCCCAACAGAGTACGCCGAGACGCCGCACCCGATCCTCGAGAAGATCATGGCTCAGCGCATGGCAGACCAGGGCGCGGCACCGGAAACGGATCTTCCGACAGTGCTGCGCTATACTTCTGAGCCGGGCGCGATTGGCGAATAG
- the pheS gene encoding phenylalanine--tRNA ligase subunit alpha produces the protein MTDYTALENDARTRIDNAADLTALEALRVEFLGKQGSVSALLKTLGAMSPDERQEKGPQIQGLRQSVTDALTARKDAMEAAELETRLAAETLDLSLPAPEGPRGSVHPVSQVMDELAEIFADLGFSVATGPEIENDWYNFTALNMPESHPARAMHDTFYFPDAAENGGRMLLRTHTSPVQVRTMMAEGAPVRIIAPGRVYRSDSDATHTPMFHQVEGLVIDRDIHLGHLKWTLETFLKAFFERDDIVLRLRPSYFPFTEPSVEVDVGFAIENGRRVLGGSGDEPGHRWMELLGSGMVNRRVIEMCGLDPNEWQGFAFGVGVDRLAMLKYGMDDLRAFFDGDVRWLSHYGFSFLDQPTLSGGVGARA, from the coding sequence ATGACTGATTATACCGCTCTCGAAAATGACGCCCGGACGCGGATCGACAACGCGGCAGACCTGACCGCGTTGGAGGCCTTGCGCGTCGAATTTCTCGGCAAGCAGGGCAGCGTCTCTGCACTGCTCAAGACGCTAGGGGCCATGAGCCCGGACGAGCGGCAGGAGAAGGGCCCGCAAATCCAGGGCCTGCGCCAGTCGGTCACCGACGCTCTGACCGCGCGCAAGGATGCGATGGAGGCGGCCGAGCTCGAAACCCGGCTGGCCGCTGAGACGCTCGACCTCTCGCTCCCGGCGCCGGAAGGGCCGCGAGGATCGGTTCACCCGGTGAGCCAGGTGATGGACGAACTGGCGGAGATTTTCGCCGATCTCGGCTTCAGTGTCGCGACCGGTCCGGAAATCGAGAACGACTGGTACAACTTCACCGCGCTCAACATGCCCGAAAGCCACCCTGCGCGGGCAATGCACGACACGTTCTATTTCCCCGATGCCGCCGAGAACGGCGGACGGATGCTGCTGCGGACGCACACGTCGCCGGTCCAGGTGCGGACGATGATGGCCGAGGGCGCGCCGGTGCGGATCATCGCTCCGGGCCGGGTCTATCGTTCCGATTCCGACGCCACGCACACGCCGATGTTCCACCAGGTCGAAGGTCTGGTGATCGATCGCGACATTCACCTCGGGCACCTCAAGTGGACGCTCGAGACCTTCCTCAAGGCCTTCTTCGAGCGCGACGACATCGTTCTGCGCCTGCGGCCGAGTTATTTTCCGTTCACCGAACCTTCGGTGGAAGTGGACGTTGGTTTTGCGATCGAGAACGGACGGCGCGTCCTGGGCGGCAGCGGCGACGAGCCGGGCCATCGCTGGATGGAATTGCTCGGTTCGGGCATGGTCAACCGCCGGGTCATCGAGATGTGCGGGCTCGACCCCAACGAATGGCAGGGTTTCGCATTCGGCGTGGGCGTCGATCGCCTCGCCATGCTCAAGTACGGGATGGATGACTTGCGGGCGTTCTTCGACGGCGATGTGCGGTGGCTGTCGCACTACGGCTTCTCATTCCTCGACCAGCCGACGCTTTCGGGCGGCGTAGGAGCGCGGGCATGA
- a CDS encoding peptide chain release factor 3, translating to MTSNRRTFAIISHPDAGKTTLTEKLLLQGGAIHLAGEVKARGAARRARSDWMKIEQQRGISVTSSVMTFERDGITFNLLDTPGHEDFSEDTYRTLTAVDSAIMVIDAAKGIEPQTRKLFEVCRLRSVPIITFVNKVDREGKPVFDLLDEVADTLALDVSPQSWPIGMGGVFEGVMDFGTGTVSRPEGPSKEFLGKRDSNVELTGHMAEELELAQHGYPEFNLEAYRHGDLTPVYFGSALKNFGVTELIDAIARLAPPPRPQPSDAGPIEPSFDEVTGFVFKVQANMDPQHRDRIAFMRMVSGTFKRGMKLIPSGLGKPIAVHSPILFFAQDRELADTAEAGDIIGIPNHGTLRVGDTLSEKNQVRFTGLPNFAPEILRRVQLKDPTKTKQLRKALDDLSEEGVIQVFYPEFGSQWIVGVVGQLQLDVLISRLSAEYKVEASLEASPFATARWLKGSPEALKNFENFNRANLARDRDGDPVFLAKSPWDVGYQQEKNPDLNFGATKER from the coding sequence ATGACTTCCAACCGCCGTACCTTCGCGATCATCTCTCACCCTGACGCGGGTAAGACCACGCTGACCGAGAAGCTGCTGCTGCAGGGCGGCGCCATCCATCTCGCCGGCGAAGTAAAAGCGCGGGGCGCCGCTCGCCGTGCGCGTTCGGACTGGATGAAGATTGAACAGCAGCGCGGGATTTCCGTCACCAGCTCGGTGATGACGTTTGAGCGCGACGGTATCACCTTCAACCTGCTCGACACTCCGGGCCACGAAGACTTCTCGGAAGACACTTACCGCACGCTGACGGCGGTCGATTCCGCAATCATGGTGATCGACGCCGCCAAGGGCATCGAGCCCCAGACGCGCAAGCTGTTCGAAGTGTGCCGCCTGCGCTCGGTCCCGATCATCACCTTCGTCAACAAGGTCGACCGCGAAGGCAAGCCGGTGTTCGACCTGCTCGACGAAGTGGCCGACACCCTGGCGCTCGACGTCAGCCCGCAATCCTGGCCGATCGGGATGGGCGGCGTGTTCGAAGGCGTGATGGACTTCGGCACGGGAACGGTCAGCCGCCCGGAAGGGCCGAGCAAGGAATTCCTCGGCAAGCGTGACTCCAACGTCGAATTGACCGGCCATATGGCCGAGGAACTCGAGCTGGCGCAGCACGGCTATCCGGAATTCAATCTCGAGGCCTATCGCCATGGCGATCTGACTCCGGTCTACTTCGGTTCGGCCTTGAAGAACTTCGGCGTGACCGAGTTGATCGACGCCATCGCCCGCCTTGCCCCGCCGCCGCGGCCGCAGCCTTCCGATGCCGGCCCGATCGAACCGAGCTTCGATGAAGTCACCGGCTTCGTGTTCAAGGTCCAGGCCAACATGGACCCGCAGCACCGTGACCGTATCGCGTTCATGCGCATGGTCTCCGGCACCTTCAAGCGCGGGATGAAGCTGATCCCGTCAGGGCTAGGCAAGCCGATCGCAGTCCATTCGCCGATCCTGTTCTTTGCCCAGGACCGCGAACTGGCCGACACTGCCGAGGCGGGTGACATTATCGGCATTCCCAATCACGGCACGCTTCGCGTGGGCGACACCTTGTCGGAAAAGAACCAGGTCCGCTTCACGGGCCTGCCTAACTTCGCCCCGGAAATCCTGCGCCGCGTCCAGCTCAAGGATCCGACCAAGACCAAGCAACTGCGCAAGGCGCTCGATGATCTCAGTGAAGAGGGCGTGATCCAGGTCTTCTATCCTGAATTCGGCAGCCAGTGGATTGTCGGTGTGGTCGGCCAGCTGCAGCTCGACGTGCTCATCTCGCGCCTGTCGGCCGAATACAAGGTTGAGGCTTCGCTGGAGGCGTCGCCCTTCGCTACCGCGCGCTGGCTCAAGGGCTCGCCCGAAGCGCTCAAGAACTTCGAGAACTTCAACCGCGCCAACCTCGCGCGCGACCGTGATGGCGATCCGGTGTTCCTGG
- a CDS encoding VOC family protein → MENENQGPASGVAAHLTIRDGRGVEAVKFYEQAFGAKEQMHHLADDGKRLMHSHLSLNGGSLMLNDDFPEYRDGVQSQAPGGVTLHLQVPDADAAWDRALAAGAKVVFPLEDQFWGDRYGQVEDPFGFTWSIGGPKKG, encoded by the coding sequence ATGGAAAATGAGAACCAGGGCCCGGCTAGCGGTGTAGCCGCACACCTCACGATTCGCGATGGCCGCGGGGTCGAAGCGGTGAAGTTCTACGAGCAGGCTTTCGGCGCGAAGGAACAGATGCATCACCTGGCCGACGACGGAAAGCGGCTGATGCATTCGCACCTGTCGCTCAACGGCGGCTCGCTGATGCTCAATGACGACTTCCCGGAATATCGTGACGGCGTGCAGTCCCAGGCTCCGGGCGGGGTGACGCTGCACCTGCAGGTTCCCGATGCCGACGCGGCGTGGGACAGGGCGCTGGCCGCCGGAGCCAAAGTCGTGTTCCCGCTCGAAGACCAGTTCTGGGGCGACCGCTATGGCCAGGTCGAGGACCCGTTCGGCTTCACCTGGTCGATCGGGGGGCCGAAGAAGGGATAG
- a CDS encoding cupin domain-containing protein, which produces MRLSWIIAATVYAASLPFAYAQAQQESSATRPPRGSNEVLRSPISGIPGVEVIVSDVVIPPNAQVARHYHPGEEFLYLIEGTATHVEEGKPDLPLKVGDTYVIPPRAIHAPKGGPEGARAIVFRVHTAGQPERIEAPGPQ; this is translated from the coding sequence ATGCGCCTCAGTTGGATCATCGCCGCCACGGTCTATGCCGCCTCGCTGCCCTTCGCCTATGCTCAGGCGCAGCAAGAATCGTCCGCGACCAGACCGCCTCGGGGCTCCAACGAGGTCCTGCGCTCGCCGATCTCCGGCATCCCAGGGGTGGAGGTGATCGTCTCCGACGTGGTGATCCCGCCCAACGCCCAAGTGGCGCGGCACTATCATCCCGGCGAGGAGTTCCTCTACCTGATCGAGGGAACCGCTACTCACGTTGAGGAAGGCAAGCCTGACTTGCCACTCAAGGTCGGCGACACTTACGTGATCCCGCCCCGCGCAATCCACGCCCCCAAGGGCGGACCGGAAGGAGCGCGAGCGATCGTGTTTCGTGTCCACACCGCCGGTCAGCCCGAACGAATAGAAGCTCCGGGACCCCAATGA
- the pheT gene encoding phenylalanine--tRNA ligase subunit beta, whose translation MKFSLAWLKQYLETDATAAEISASLNSLGIEVEGLEDPAERLAGFRIAKVLTAAPHPDADKLQVLTVDTGDGNPLQVVCGAPNAHAGMKGVLGLPGAVVPANGMQLRKSAIRGVESNGMMCSTRELELGDDHDGIIELPEDAPVGTSFAEYHGTSPVFDVAITPNRPDCMGVYGVARDLAAAGLGTLKPLQIEAVPGTFPCPVEIRTDDPEGCPAFYGRVVRGVKNGVSPEWMQSALRDAGQRPISALVDITNYLMLGVGRPAHAYDLAKLNGAVVARRAKDGEQVLALNEKTYELDSSMTVIADDSGVHDIAGIMGGEHSGVSEDTTDVLLEIAYFDPERIGTSGRTLGLASDARTRFERGVDPAFLDDGLELLTALIVEICGGEASEVVRAGSPPMDVAVVAYDPALAERLGGVAIPEADQRAILERLGFKVTADWTVTAPTWRPDVDGAPDIVEEVVRVHGLDHVASVALPRTDGVARPTATPQQQLERRLRRAAAGRGLNEAVTWSFLPQAEAEHFAEGNGDLWVLENPISEDMKAMRPSLLPGLLSAAKRNIDRGASGVRLFEIGRRYLRGDAGTSDERASIAVLLAGEKQSRGWAAGKAVVFDAFDAKAEALALLTEAGAPIEKLQVMGEAGPQFHPGQSATLRLGPKTVLARFGTLHPSTLAAFDIEGPVVAAEVFLEAIPAKKNGGAFARTPYAPPALQAVTRDFAFLVPVGLAAGDLLRTIKGADKANIVDARLFDDFRGTGVPEGQKSLAIEVTLQPGEKSYTDADLKAIADSVVAAAGKLGASLRG comes from the coding sequence ATGAAGTTCTCGCTCGCTTGGCTCAAGCAGTACCTCGAAACCGATGCTACCGCCGCCGAGATATCGGCCAGCCTCAATTCGCTCGGCATCGAGGTAGAGGGATTGGAAGATCCAGCTGAGAGGCTGGCGGGTTTCCGCATTGCCAAGGTGCTGACCGCTGCGCCGCATCCGGACGCCGACAAGCTCCAGGTCCTGACGGTCGACACGGGCGACGGCAATCCGCTGCAGGTCGTCTGCGGTGCGCCCAATGCCCATGCTGGAATGAAGGGTGTGCTCGGACTGCCCGGCGCCGTGGTGCCGGCAAACGGCATGCAGCTGCGGAAGAGCGCGATCCGCGGTGTCGAGAGCAACGGGATGATGTGCTCGACGCGCGAGCTCGAGCTGGGCGACGATCACGATGGGATCATCGAACTGCCGGAAGACGCGCCGGTCGGCACCTCCTTCGCCGAGTATCACGGCACCAGCCCGGTGTTCGACGTGGCGATCACGCCGAACCGGCCCGACTGCATGGGGGTCTACGGCGTTGCGCGCGACCTCGCCGCAGCCGGCCTAGGCACTCTCAAGCCGCTGCAGATCGAGGCTGTGCCAGGCACGTTTCCGTGCCCCGTGGAGATCCGCACTGACGATCCGGAAGGCTGCCCGGCGTTTTACGGCCGAGTGGTCCGCGGAGTGAAGAATGGTGTTTCGCCGGAGTGGATGCAGTCGGCCCTGCGCGATGCGGGTCAGCGGCCGATCTCGGCGCTGGTCGACATTACCAACTACCTGATGCTCGGTGTCGGGCGCCCTGCGCATGCCTATGACCTCGCCAAGCTGAACGGTGCTGTCGTCGCCCGCCGCGCCAAGGATGGCGAACAAGTTCTCGCTCTCAACGAGAAGACCTACGAGCTCGATAGCTCGATGACCGTGATTGCCGATGACAGCGGCGTGCACGACATTGCCGGGATCATGGGCGGCGAGCATTCGGGCGTATCGGAGGATACCACCGACGTACTGCTCGAAATCGCCTACTTCGACCCCGAGCGGATCGGCACGAGCGGGCGCACGCTTGGCCTCGCCAGCGATGCCCGCACCCGGTTCGAGCGCGGCGTCGACCCGGCGTTCCTCGATGACGGCCTGGAGCTGCTGACTGCGCTCATCGTCGAGATCTGCGGCGGCGAGGCGTCGGAAGTGGTTCGCGCTGGCTCGCCACCGATGGACGTGGCGGTTGTGGCATACGATCCGGCGCTGGCCGAACGGCTCGGCGGTGTTGCGATCCCTGAAGCGGATCAGCGCGCGATCCTTGAGCGGCTGGGTTTCAAGGTCACCGCGGACTGGACCGTTACTGCGCCGACCTGGCGCCCCGATGTCGATGGCGCACCAGACATCGTCGAGGAAGTCGTTCGAGTTCACGGCCTCGATCACGTCGCGAGTGTGGCCTTGCCTCGCACCGATGGTGTGGCGCGGCCCACGGCGACCCCGCAACAGCAGCTTGAACGGCGTCTGCGCCGCGCGGCGGCTGGGCGTGGTTTGAACGAAGCGGTGACCTGGTCCTTCCTGCCCCAGGCAGAGGCCGAACATTTCGCCGAGGGCAACGGCGACCTCTGGGTGCTCGAGAACCCGATCAGCGAGGACATGAAGGCGATGCGCCCGTCGCTGCTGCCGGGCCTGCTCTCGGCGGCCAAGCGCAACATCGATCGCGGTGCGTCCGGCGTGCGGCTGTTCGAGATCGGCCGCCGCTATCTGCGCGGCGACGCCGGGACGAGCGACGAACGCGCCAGCATTGCGGTTCTGCTCGCCGGTGAAAAGCAATCGCGCGGCTGGGCAGCCGGCAAGGCAGTGGTGTTTGACGCGTTCGATGCAAAGGCCGAGGCGCTTGCCCTGCTGACCGAAGCCGGTGCGCCCATCGAGAAGCTCCAGGTGATGGGCGAGGCGGGGCCGCAGTTCCATCCGGGCCAGTCGGCAACGCTTCGACTGGGGCCCAAGACGGTCCTCGCTCGCTTTGGCACGCTCCATCCAAGCACGCTCGCTGCCTTCGACATCGAAGGTCCGGTTGTTGCCGCGGAGGTGTTCCTCGAAGCCATCCCGGCAAAGAAGAACGGCGGCGCCTTCGCTCGCACGCCCTATGCTCCACCGGCTCTCCAGGCGGTGACGCGTGACTTCGCGTTCCTCGTTCCTGTCGGACTGGCCGCGGGCGACCTGCTGCGCACGATTAAGGGTGCTGACAAGGCGAACATCGTCGATGCCCGACTGTTCGACGACTTCCGTGGGACTGGCGTTCCGGAAGGGCAGAAGTCGCTGGCGATCGAGGTCACACTGCAGCCAGGCGAGAAGAGCTATACCGACGCGGATCTGAAGGCGATTGCCGACAGCGTGGTGGCGGCGGCCGGGAAGCTCGGAGCCAGTTTACGGGGATGA
- the rpmI gene encoding 50S ribosomal protein L35: MPKLKTKSGVKKRFKITATGKVKHGVAGKRHRLISHNAKYIRQNRGTTVIADADARTIKKWAPYGLD, encoded by the coding sequence ATGCCCAAGCTGAAGACCAAAAGCGGTGTGAAGAAGCGCTTCAAGATCACCGCAACCGGCAAGGTCAAGCATGGTGTCGCTGGTAAGCGCCACCGCCTGATCAGCCACAACGCGAAGTACATCCGCCAGAACCGTGGCACCACCGTGATCGCCGACGCTGATGCGAGGACGATCAAGAAGTGGGCCCCCTACGGCCTCGATTGA
- the rplT gene encoding 50S ribosomal protein L20, with protein sequence MSRIKRGVTTRQKHKRILDQAKGYRGRRKNTIRVARQAVEKAGQYAYRDRKVKKRTFRALWIQRINAAVRAEGLTYSQFIHGTKLAGIELDRKVMADLAMNEGGAFASIIQQAKAALPA encoded by the coding sequence ATGTCCCGTATCAAGCGTGGCGTAACCACTCGCCAGAAGCACAAGCGGATTCTCGACCAGGCCAAGGGCTATCGCGGTCGCCGCAAGAACACCATTCGCGTCGCCCGTCAGGCGGTCGAGAAGGCCGGGCAGTATGCCTACCGCGACCGCAAGGTGAAGAAGCGGACTTTCCGCGCTCTGTGGATCCAGCGCATCAACGCTGCGGTTCGCGCGGAAGGCCTTACCTACTCGCAGTTCATCCACGGCACCAAGCTCGCCGGGATCGAACTGGACCGTAAGGTCATGGCCGACCTGGCGATGAACGAAGGCGGCGCGTTCGCCTCGATCATCCAGCAGGCGAAGGCCGCTCTGCCGGCCTAA